From a single Ailuropoda melanoleuca isolate Jingjing chromosome 12, ASM200744v2, whole genome shotgun sequence genomic region:
- the PRSS54 gene encoding LOW QUALITY PROTEIN: inactive serine protease 54 (The sequence of the model RefSeq protein was modified relative to this genomic sequence to represent the inferred CDS: deleted 1 base in 1 codon), translating to MVSAAVRFGDGRMRGLLLVLLCVSHASASCGIQKTNVMETSEEGLVNDKEFPWVVSLQDSQYTHLAFGSILSEFWIISIASVFQNRKDVIVIVGIAKMDAKVIAHEEYPVNTIIIHEDFDNETMTNNIALLKTDTAIEFNNLIQPICFLGRKLNMPPALRNCWVAGWNPTTATGNHMTMSILRKISVKDINMCPLHKIKKTGCGNHIEQETDAVCLGDPGNPMMCQLQQVNMWVLRGILSHGGEKCPGLFLYIKVEDYSDWIMSKTKKTSRPLSSFHHWEESFPFSSYSSHIIVTPRKHSGLGQGEWSQAYVQEQEKITLHTWPYSSRESPDLGEKGLTELGKSSVAAVQPIYYDYHGGEARDGGRPISGQKRLRQPQEITLFFFVLLFFCNGI from the exons ATGGTGTCTGCTGCAGTTCGCTTTGGGGATGGCAGA ATGCGAGGGCTGCTCTTAGTACTGCTCTGTGTCTCTCACGCTTCTGCCA GTTGTGGCATCCAGAAAACCAACGTTATGGAAACTTCCGAGGAGGGTTTGGTCAACGACAAGGAATTCCCGTGGGTGGTGTCACTGCAGGATTCCCAGTACACACACCTGGCTTTTGGCAGCATCCTTAGTGAGTTCTGGATCATCAGCATCGCATCCGTCTTTCAGAACAG gAAGGACGTCATCGTTATAGTTGGTATAGCTAAGATGGATGCCAAAGTGATTGCTCATGAAGAGTATCCAGTCAATACCATCATCATCCATGAGGATTTTGATAACGAAACCATGACCAATAACATAGCCCTCCTGAAGACAGACACGGCGATAGAGTTCAACAACCTGATCCAGCCCATCTGCTTCCTTGGCAGAAAGCTGAATATGCCCCCAGCCTTGCGGAACTGCTGGGTGGCAGGATGGAATCCCACAACTGCA ACAGGAAATCACATGACGATGAGTATCCTGAGGAAAATCTCCGTGAAAGACATCAACATGTGTCCCTTAcacaaaatcaagaaaacaggATGTGGCAATCACATAGAGCAGGAAACTGATGCTGTCTGCTTG GGGGACCCAGGAAACCCAATGATGTGCCAGCTACAGCAAGTGAATATGTGGGTGCTGAGAGGAATCTTGTCCCATGGTGGTGAGAAATGCCCTGGCCTATTTCTGTACATCAAGGTGGAAGACTATAGCGACTGGATTATGTCCAAGACTAAGAAAACCAGCCGTCCTCTATCTTCCTTCCACCACTGGGAGGAATCGTTTCCTTTCTCCAGCTACTCATCACATATCATCGTGACACCAAGAAAACATTCCGGGCTGGGCCAGGGTGAATGGTCCCAAGCATACGTGCAAGAACAAGAAAAGATCACCTTACATACATGGCCATACAGCTCTAGAGAGAGTCCAGACCTTGGGGAGAAAGGGTTAACGGAATTAGGCAAGTCTTCTGTTGCGGCCGTACAACCCATATACTATGACTATCACGGTGGGGAGGCTAGGGATGGTGGTAGGCCTATTTCAGGTCAGAAAAGGTTACGTCAGCCCCAAGAAAttaccttgtttttctttgtgcttcttttcttttgcaatggTATCTAG